A stretch of the Bdellovibrio sp. 22V genome encodes the following:
- a CDS encoding D-2-hydroxyacid dehydrogenase, whose translation MKKKILVTDRFAQDSYLYLQQHSHFEIVRADHPHHLPLEHLVSANALLIRSRTKIDEELLKKARQLQLIITCTSGFDHIDLEATQKWGVTVMHTPTANIESAAQLTWGLVLSCVNNIFQGHKMVKSGEWKRDLITGIELSGRTYGLIGLGRIGSRVAEIAQAFGMNVVAFDPYQEDEVFERLRIPRLSYEEVLKTADILSFHVPKTLETEHMLNRSHFEYIHRGIILVNTSRGSIINENDLCEAIENGWLRSVGLDVFEKEPLGRNSKLLTYPNVVLTPHIGANTEDAFFKASQIAANKLMAFFVDGSTSDTLPPRAPWYGAAPFKGE comes from the coding sequence ATGAAAAAGAAAATTTTAGTCACGGATCGTTTTGCTCAAGACAGCTATCTGTACTTGCAACAGCACAGCCATTTTGAAATCGTACGCGCGGATCATCCGCACCATCTGCCTTTGGAACATTTGGTGAGCGCCAATGCATTGCTCATTCGCAGCCGCACGAAAATCGACGAAGAGCTTTTGAAAAAAGCCCGTCAGTTACAGCTTATTATCACGTGCACAAGCGGCTTTGATCATATTGATCTCGAAGCGACCCAAAAATGGGGCGTGACTGTGATGCACACGCCGACAGCGAATATTGAATCTGCGGCGCAATTGACGTGGGGCCTGGTTTTAAGCTGCGTAAATAATATTTTTCAAGGCCACAAGATGGTGAAATCGGGCGAATGGAAACGCGATTTGATCACGGGTATTGAATTGAGCGGTCGCACTTATGGTTTGATCGGCCTTGGCCGTATTGGCTCGCGTGTCGCCGAAATCGCGCAGGCTTTCGGCATGAATGTCGTGGCTTTTGACCCCTATCAGGAAGACGAAGTTTTTGAACGCTTGCGCATTCCCCGCTTAAGTTACGAAGAGGTTCTAAAGACCGCTGATATTTTAAGCTTCCATGTGCCAAAAACTTTGGAAACAGAGCATATGCTCAACCGCTCGCATTTTGAATACATTCACCGCGGAATCATTCTTGTGAATACTTCTCGCGGTTCGATCATCAACGAGAACGATTTGTGCGAAGCCATTGAAAACGGTTGGCTGCGCTCGGTCGGTTTGGACGTTTTTGAAAAAGAACCTCTGGGAAGAAACTCCAAGCTTCTTACTTATCCGAATGTTGTTTTGACTCCCCATATTGGAGCAAATACGGAAGATGCGTTCTTTAAAGCGTCCCAGATCGCGGCTAATAAGCTTATGGCGTTCTTTGTCGATGGCTCCACTTCTGACACCCTCCCGCCAAGAGCGCCTTGGTATGGAGCGGCTCCATTTAAAGGCGAATAA